The following are from one region of the Coffea eugenioides isolate CCC68of chromosome 2, Ceug_1.0, whole genome shotgun sequence genome:
- the LOC113761154 gene encoding wound-induced protein 1 translates to MRLLTGNTDKDSSFNFVPQSVAAFGSTVLVEGCDQARNITWVHAWTVTDGIITQVREYFNTSLTVTRFGAADNPSSSNFAQITSLHCPSVWESSLASQVGKSVPGLVLAI, encoded by the coding sequence ATGCGCCTCCTCACCGGCAATACTGACAAAGACTCCTCCTTCAATTTCGTCCCACAATCAGTCGCCGCCTTTGGATCCACCGTCCTCGTAGAAGGGTGCGATCAGGCCCGCAACATCACCTGGGTTCACGCCTGGACCGTCACTGATGGGATAATTACCCAAGTCCGCGAGTACTTCAACACTTCCCTGACGGTGACCCGATTCGGGGCCGCAGATAATCCCTCCTCCTCGAATTTTGCCCAGATTACCTCTCTCCATTGCCCATCCGTTTGGGAGAGCAGTCTCGCTAGCCAAGTCGGGAAATCCGTGCCCGGTCTCGTCCTGGCTATttga